GCGACCGCGCTGGAGGACGGCCGCTACTACATGACCGCGACGCGCGCCCGGCTCGACGGCGACCCGGTGCCCGAGCGGCGCGCGCCCTGCTTCTTCAACCCGCAGCACGGGCCGTCCGTCCAGGACGTGACGTGGGCGCCGCCCGGCGGCGTCGCCCGCTCCGTCCCGGCGTGCGCGGCCGACGCGGAGGCCGTCCTGCGCGGGGGCGACCCGGACGTCCGCATGGTCCCGGTCGGCGGGGGGCGGCAGCCCTACTGGAACGCCGGTCCCGCGTACGCGCCCTACGCGGGCGGCTACTACTACGGCTACGGCGGGGTCGACCTGCTCAGCGGCATGCTGATCGGCACCGCGCTCGGCTCGATGTGGGGCGGCGGCTTCGGCGGAGGCTTCGGCGGAGGCGACGGCGACGTCGGCGGAGGCTGGGACTTCGGCGGAGGCGACTTCGGGGGCGGTGGCGGCGACTTCGGCGGAGGCGGCGACTTCGGCGGCTTCTGAGGGGCGCTCCTGTCCCCGTCGCCCCGCGCTGCTTCTAGCCGGATCTCCGGACGGCCCGGCCGGGCACGCCGCTAGTAGGCGTGCTCGGCCATCAGCCGGCGGGACGCCTCGGTGATGCTGCCCGACAGCGACGGGTAGACCGCGAACGTGTGCGCCACCTGGTCGACGGTGAGGTGCTGCTGGACGGCGATCGACACGCCCAGGATCAGCTCGCTGGCCCGCGGCGCCACGATGACGCCGCCGAGCACGATTCCCGTGGACGGGCGGCAGAACAGCTTCACGAAGCCGTCCTCGAAGCCCTGCATCTTGGCGCGCGCGTTCGTGAACAGCGGCAGCATGACCGTCCGGGCGTTGACGTCCCCGGAGTCGACCATGTGCTGCGTCACCCCGACCGACGCGACCTCGGGGTCGGTGAAGATGTTGGAGGAGACCCAGCCGAGCTTCAGCGGCTGCACGGCCTCGCCCAGCGCGTGCCACATCGCGATGCGCCCCTGCATGCCGGCGACGGACGCCAGCATGAGCACGCCCGTGCAGTCGCCGGAGGCGTAGATGTGCGGGACGGACGTCCGCGACACCTTGTCGACCTCGACGAAGCCGCGCGCGTCGCACCGCACGCCGACCTCCTCCAGGCCGATGCCCCGGGTGTTCGGGACCATGCCCACGGTCATCAGGCAGTGCGTGCCCTCGACCTTCGTCCCGTCCTCCAGGGTGACGATCACGCCGTCGCCCGACCGCTCCACGGCCGCCGCCCGCGACCGCGACATGACGTTCATGCCGCGCCGCAGGAACACGTCCTGCAGGACGGCCGCGGCGTCGGCGTCCTCCGTCGGGAGGATCCGGTCGCGCGAGGAGACCAGCGTCACCTTCGAGCCGAGCGACAGGTACGCGCCCGCGAGCTCGGCGCCCGTCACGCCGGAGCCGACCACGATCAGCTCCTCGGGCAGCTCCGGCAGGTCGTAGAGCTGGCGCCAGTTCAGGACGCGCTCGCCGTCGGGCTCGGCGCCGGGCAGCACGCGCGGCGTCGCGCCGGTCGCGATGAGCACGATGTCGGCGTCGATGCGGCGGTCGCCGACCGCCACGACGTGCGGCTCCACCAGCCGCGCCTCACCGCGGACGATCTTCACGTCCTCGTAGGCGAGCCGTTCGGCGACGTCGAAGGACTGGGCCCGGGCGAGGTCCTTCACGCGCTTGTTGACGGTGGCCATGTCGGCCTCGAGGGCGCCGACGATCCCGTCCGGGCCCCCGTTGAAGCGCAGCCCGAGACCGGCCGACTCCGACATGACCGCGATGCGGGTCGAGGTGGCGATGAGCGTCTTGGAGGGCACGCAGTCGGTGAGCACGCACGCGCCGCCCGGACCGTCCCGTTCGACGACGGTCACGTCGGCGCCGAGCTGCGCCGCGACGAGCGCGGCCTCGTAACCGCCCGGGCCTCCTCCGATGATCACGATGCGGGTCACATCTTCCATTGTTTCCTACTCACGGCAGTGAAAAGTCCCGCTCCGGACCCTTTCTTCCTGCAACAACCCCGGAGTGGCCCATCAACCGGTGTGGCGCGTTCCATCGCACACCCCAACAGCCACACCCCCGCCCCCGGCGTGGCGTAGCCTTCCCCCCGTGGCTCAGTACGCGGCGTACGCCTCCAACATGGACCCCGAGCAGATGGCCGGCCGGGCTCCCCACTCGCCCATGCGCGGCACCGGCTGGCTCGCCGGCTGGCGCCTGACCTTCGGCGGGCAGGACAAAGGCTGGGACGGGGCCCTCGCGACGGTCGTCGAGGACGACTCCGAGCAGGTCTTCGTCGTCATCTACGACGTGCCCGACTGGGACGAGAAGGAGCTCGACGCCTGGGAGGGCGCCGCGCTCAACGTCTACCGCAAGATCAGGGTGCGGGTGCAGACGCTCGACGGCGACGCGCTGTGCTGGATGTACGTCCTGGACGACTACGAGGGCGGGCTGCCGTCCGCGCGCTACCTCGGCATCCTCGCCGACGCGGCCGAGAAGGCCGGCGCGCCCGACGACTACGTCAAGGACCTGCGCACACGCCCCTGCAAGTCGCTGGGCGACTGACCGGCGGCGGCGGCCGCGCGGCGGCCGGGCGGCGGCCGGGCGGCGGCCGGGCGGCGCGGCGGTAGTGTCGGCAACGTGAGCAACGACGCTTTTGCACTCGCACGGGACGCCGCGGACGAGCTGCGTTCCCGCACGTCCATCGACTCCTTCGACGTCGCCCTCGTCATGGGGTCCGGGTGGGTCCCGGCGGCCGACAGGCTGGGCGAGCCCGCCGCCGAGCTGACGGTGGCCGAGCTGCCCGGGTTCGCGCCGCCGGCCGTGGAGGGCCACGCCGGGCGGATCCGGGCCGTGGAGATCGGCGGGCGCAACGCGCTGGTGTTCCTCGGCCGCACGCACCTGTACGAGGGGCGCGGCGTCGACTCGGTCGTGCACGGCGTCCGGACGGCGCTCGCCGCGGGCGTCAAGACGATGGTGCTCACGAACGCGGCGGGCGGGCTGCGGCCCGAGCACCAGCGGGTGGGCGACCCGGTGCTGATCTCCGACCACCTGAACCTGTCCGGCGCGAACCCGCTGACCGGCGCGACGTTCCTGGACCTGACCGAGGCCTACTCGGGGCGCCTGCGGGCCCTGGCCAAGGAGGCCGA
The sequence above is a segment of the Actinomadura coerulea genome. Coding sequences within it:
- a CDS encoding NAD(P)H-quinone dehydrogenase, with the protein product MTRIVIIGGGPGGYEAALVAAQLGADVTVVERDGPGGACVLTDCVPSKTLIATSTRIAVMSESAGLGLRFNGGPDGIVGALEADMATVNKRVKDLARAQSFDVAERLAYEDVKIVRGEARLVEPHVVAVGDRRIDADIVLIATGATPRVLPGAEPDGERVLNWRQLYDLPELPEELIVVGSGVTGAELAGAYLSLGSKVTLVSSRDRILPTEDADAAAVLQDVFLRRGMNVMSRSRAAAVERSGDGVIVTLEDGTKVEGTHCLMTVGMVPNTRGIGLEEVGVRCDARGFVEVDKVSRTSVPHIYASGDCTGVLMLASVAGMQGRIAMWHALGEAVQPLKLGWVSSNIFTDPEVASVGVTQHMVDSGDVNARTVMLPLFTNARAKMQGFEDGFVKLFCRPSTGIVLGGVIVAPRASELILGVSIAVQQHLTVDQVAHTFAVYPSLSGSITEASRRLMAEHAY
- a CDS encoding gamma-glutamylcyclotransferase, with protein sequence MAQYAAYASNMDPEQMAGRAPHSPMRGTGWLAGWRLTFGGQDKGWDGALATVVEDDSEQVFVVIYDVPDWDEKELDAWEGAALNVYRKIRVRVQTLDGDALCWMYVLDDYEGGLPSARYLGILADAAEKAGAPDDYVKDLRTRPCKSLGD
- a CDS encoding purine-nucleoside phosphorylase, whose protein sequence is MSNDAFALARDAADELRSRTSIDSFDVALVMGSGWVPAADRLGEPAAELTVAELPGFAPPAVEGHAGRIRAVEIGGRNALVFLGRTHLYEGRGVDSVVHGVRTALAAGVKTMVLTNAAGGLRPEHQRVGDPVLISDHLNLSGANPLTGATFLDLTEAYSGRLRALAKEADPTLPEGVYAAFRGPTYETPAEIRMLRTLGADMIGMSTVLETIAARQGGAEVLGISLVTNIAAGLSDEPLDHEEVLAAGRASAGRMGTLLATVLAKL